The following are from one region of the Bradyrhizobium septentrionale genome:
- a CDS encoding IS256 family transposase: MTRDITPAGWSATGAVDEAFAEVRASFDRFCLAAGIEALGTMMEADVTAACGPRHGRDAARRAHRWGRTRGRIGFHGGKIEVERPRVRGVDGREVTIPSWETAAQEDWLGRWAMNLMLINVSTRRFGRAVRLPEGDVPAPPGSGISKSAASRRFVALSAARLADFMATDLSALDLLVVQIDGLHLGDDLVLVAAIGVDGEGNKHPLALVEGATENAATVQALLDNLVSRGLDPTVPRLFIADGAKALSKAIRRTFGSAAAIQRCQIHKARNIMERLPKEHHAATRRVLRQAWELDDADKAEKLIRNLARRLDQQWPGVAASILEGLDEILTVVRLKLPKELRRSLACTNIAENMMGTIRRVTRNIKRWRDAGMALRWVAAGMIEANKGFRRLKAHKQLSVLRAALQARQNRMKINPVAHVTRAA; the protein is encoded by the coding sequence ATGACGAGAGATATCACACCGGCTGGTTGGTCGGCGACCGGGGCTGTGGACGAAGCGTTTGCGGAAGTGCGAGCGAGCTTCGATCGGTTCTGCCTTGCGGCAGGGATCGAGGCGCTCGGCACGATGATGGAGGCGGATGTGACGGCGGCCTGCGGGCCGCGCCACGGTCGCGATGCGGCGCGGCGGGCGCACCGTTGGGGCCGAACGCGGGGACGGATTGGTTTCCACGGCGGCAAGATCGAGGTCGAGCGCCCGCGGGTCCGGGGCGTGGACGGCCGCGAGGTCACGATCCCGAGCTGGGAAACGGCGGCGCAAGAGGACTGGCTCGGTCGCTGGGCGATGAACCTGATGCTGATCAATGTGTCGACGCGCCGGTTCGGCCGTGCTGTCCGACTGCCCGAGGGTGACGTGCCGGCACCGCCCGGATCGGGGATTTCGAAATCGGCGGCCTCGCGGAGGTTCGTAGCGCTGTCGGCGGCGCGGCTGGCCGACTTCATGGCTACCGATCTGTCCGCGCTCGACCTTCTGGTGGTCCAAATCGACGGGCTGCATCTCGGCGACGATCTCGTGCTGGTCGCCGCGATCGGGGTTGACGGCGAAGGCAACAAGCATCCGCTGGCGCTGGTGGAAGGGGCGACCGAGAATGCCGCCACGGTTCAGGCCCTGCTGGACAACCTGGTCTCGCGCGGGCTCGACCCGACGGTGCCAAGACTGTTCATCGCCGACGGCGCGAAGGCGTTGTCGAAGGCGATCCGCCGCACCTTCGGTTCGGCCGCTGCGATCCAGCGCTGCCAGATCCACAAGGCGCGCAACATCATGGAACGCCTGCCGAAAGAGCATCATGCGGCCACCCGTCGGGTGCTGCGCCAGGCCTGGGAGCTCGATGACGCCGACAAGGCTGAAAAATTGATCCGCAATCTCGCGCGTCGACTCGACCAGCAATGGCCCGGTGTAGCGGCGAGCATCCTTGAAGGCCTCGACGAAATCCTGACTGTCGTCCGGTTGAAGTTGCCGAAGGAGCTTCGTCGATCGCTCGCCTGTACCAACATCGCCGAGAACATGATGGGCACCATTCGCCGCGTCACGCGCAACATCAAACGCTGGCGGGATGCCGGTATGGCCTTGCGATGGGTCGCGGCCGGCATGATCGAGGCCAACAAGGGCTTCCGACGATTGAAGGCGCATAAGCAATTGTCGGTTCTGCGTGCGGCCCTTCAAGCTCGCCAAAATCGCATGAAGATCAACCCCGTTGCCCACGTCACGAGGGCCGCGTAA
- a CDS encoding sensor histidine kinase, which yields MDHEKVNILLVDDQPAKLLAYEVILKELGETLVAASSGREALEFLLKNEVAVILVDVCMPELDGFELAAMIREHPRFQKTAMIFISAIQVSDIDRLRGYEMGAVDYVPVPVVPEVLRAKIRVFAELYRKTRQLERLNSELEDRVRARTAELEQSTTRLVESEARRSMAIAAGKMGSWDWDWVNGDWMWDEGQYKIFGVDPKSFALTSDNIQALFHPDDVEELRQAWAGFGNGQTSYEAEFRIMRPDGEERWCVGTAAATSDRNGRVVRVSGVTVDITDRKKAEERQTLLTREVDHRAKNALALAQSIVRLTRAQNVTAYVRAVEGRITALARVHTVLSLSSWQGAEVRRLVTEEIAPYSEAGQIQIAGGEVQLQPATAQTLALALHELVTNSAKYGSLSVLSGRLAITWEVHDETLILAWVESGGPLVTKPKQKGFGTRSVIASIETQLGGRADFDWRAEGLICRLTVPLKPPLGETPAFREPSAAERKPVVISRVV from the coding sequence ATGGACCATGAAAAGGTAAACATCCTTCTGGTCGATGACCAGCCGGCCAAGCTGCTGGCTTATGAGGTGATCCTGAAGGAGCTCGGCGAAACGCTTGTCGCCGCATCGTCGGGCCGCGAGGCGCTCGAGTTCCTGCTCAAGAACGAAGTCGCGGTCATCCTGGTCGACGTCTGCATGCCCGAGCTCGACGGCTTCGAACTCGCGGCGATGATCCGCGAGCATCCGCGTTTCCAGAAGACCGCGATGATCTTCATCTCGGCGATCCAGGTCAGCGACATCGACCGGCTGCGCGGCTACGAGATGGGCGCGGTCGATTACGTGCCGGTGCCCGTCGTGCCCGAGGTGCTGCGCGCGAAGATCCGCGTGTTCGCCGAGCTCTACCGCAAGACCCGCCAGCTCGAACGCCTCAATTCCGAGCTCGAGGACCGTGTGCGCGCGCGCACCGCCGAGCTCGAGCAATCCACCACGCGGCTGGTCGAAAGCGAAGCGCGCCGCAGCATGGCGATTGCTGCGGGCAAGATGGGCTCGTGGGACTGGGATTGGGTCAACGGCGACTGGATGTGGGACGAGGGGCAATACAAGATCTTCGGCGTCGACCCGAAATCCTTCGCGCTGACCTCCGACAATATCCAGGCGCTGTTTCATCCCGACGATGTCGAAGAACTCCGCCAAGCCTGGGCCGGGTTCGGTAACGGGCAGACGTCGTATGAAGCCGAATTCCGCATCATGCGACCGGACGGCGAGGAGCGCTGGTGTGTCGGCACGGCTGCGGCGACCAGCGACAGGAACGGCAGGGTGGTGCGGGTCAGCGGCGTCACCGTCGACATCACCGATCGCAAGAAGGCCGAGGAACGGCAGACCCTCCTGACCCGCGAGGTCGACCATCGCGCCAAGAACGCCCTCGCGCTGGCGCAATCGATCGTGCGGCTGACCCGCGCGCAGAACGTCACCGCCTATGTACGGGCGGTCGAGGGCCGTATCACGGCGCTGGCCCGCGTTCACACCGTGCTCTCGCTGTCGAGCTGGCAGGGCGCCGAAGTCCGCCGCCTGGTGACCGAGGAGATCGCGCCGTATTCCGAGGCCGGGCAGATCCAGATCGCCGGCGGCGAGGTGCAGTTGCAGCCCGCGACCGCGCAGACGCTGGCGTTGGCGCTGCATGAGCTCGTCACCAATTCCGCGAAATACGGCAGCCTGTCGGTGTTGTCGGGCCGGCTCGCGATCACCTGGGAAGTGCACGACGAGACGCTGATCCTGGCTTGGGTGGAATCCGGCGGGCCGCTGGTGACCAAACCGAAGCAGAAAGGTTTCGGCACGCGAAGCGTGATCGCCAGCATCGAGACCCAGCTCGGCGGACGGGCCGACTTCGACTGGCGCGCCGAAGGCCTAATATGCCGGCTCACGGTCCCTCTCAAGCCGCCGCTTGGAGAGACGCCGGCGTTTCGCGAGCCGTCGGCAGCCGAGCGCAAGCCTGTGGTCATTTCCAGAGTCGTGTAG
- a CDS encoding calcium-binding protein has product MTTYIGTLGDDNHTAAAGEDILYGLDGNDTLGATMTGSVVYGGNGNDSLTSSLFHSGTVYGGEGNDTLSGYDATLAGDGGDDSIQGSGGIAYGGEGNDTISTGWDGFYDAGAGYGGGGNDVIFSTGFADGGSGDDTIYGGYLLLGSTHVVFQGGDGNDVIIITGGGGIFNLASAYGGQGNDSIYGGDNDDILIGDQGVDLLEGNGGNDYLYMASGGGSSYGGAGNDVGVGSAAADVFSGDDGDDVLYGYEGNDYFYGGAGNDVMYGGDGTDVLLGGAGNDYFDGGTGVNYYFGGGGNNTFVSNDVPSIQVVQDWTSATDTVLLNGSGFTSFADVLSHSFQSGAYFVVQIDTDTAVWLNGATAGTVTAANFSIVS; this is encoded by the coding sequence GTGACCACCTACATTGGAACGCTCGGCGACGACAATCACACGGCCGCTGCCGGTGAGGACATCCTTTACGGTCTGGACGGCAACGATACGCTCGGTGCGACGATGACCGGGAGCGTCGTCTATGGCGGCAACGGCAACGACAGTCTGACCTCGAGCCTTTTTCACAGTGGTACTGTCTATGGTGGCGAAGGCAATGACACGCTTTCAGGCTACGACGCCACTTTAGCGGGAGACGGCGGCGACGACTCGATCCAGGGGTCGGGTGGTATCGCCTACGGTGGCGAAGGCAATGACACCATTTCAACGGGCTGGGACGGTTTTTATGACGCGGGCGCAGGTTACGGTGGCGGCGGAAACGACGTTATCTTTTCAACCGGGTTTGCAGACGGCGGCAGCGGTGATGACACGATCTACGGCGGCTATTTGCTTTTGGGCAGCACCCACGTCGTTTTCCAGGGCGGCGATGGCAATGATGTCATCATCATCACCGGTGGCGGCGGCATCTTCAACCTTGCATCAGCCTACGGTGGCCAAGGTAACGACAGTATCTATGGCGGTGATAACGATGACATCCTGATCGGTGATCAGGGCGTTGATCTGCTCGAAGGCAATGGCGGCAACGATTATCTCTACATGGCATCAGGTGGCGGATCGTCCTATGGCGGCGCCGGCAACGACGTTGGGGTCGGATCGGCAGCCGCCGACGTCTTCAGCGGTGACGACGGCGATGATGTTCTGTACGGATACGAAGGTAACGACTACTTCTACGGCGGGGCCGGCAATGATGTGATGTATGGCGGCGATGGCACCGACGTGCTGTTGGGCGGCGCCGGCAACGACTACTTCGACGGCGGCACCGGCGTGAACTACTATTTCGGCGGAGGCGGCAACAACACCTTCGTTTCCAACGATGTCCCGAGCATCCAGGTGGTTCAGGACTGGACTTCAGCCACCGATACCGTGCTGCTCAACGGCAGCGGCTTCACCTCGTTCGCTGACGTGCTCTCGCACTCGTTCCAGAGCGGCGCTTATTTCGTGGTGCAGATCGATACCGACACTGCGGTCTGGCTGAACGGTGCCACCGCGGGCACGGTCACGGCGGCGAATTTCTCGATCGTGAGCTAG
- a CDS encoding HAMP domain-containing protein translates to MTDLGSPPRPRADTRRAKSSNGSLDSSHDLLQSLQAMRGGDFSVRMRGDYLGIDGKIADAFNEIAAANERMAQQLARVGQVVGREGQTRQRVNFGLASGAWADMESSVNTLIDDLLWPTREVTRAVAAVAQGDLLQTVQLDVEGRPLRGEFLQSANIVNTMIKQLSVFTSEVTRVAREVGTEGKLGGQAQVPEVTGVWKDLTESVNSMANNLTGQVRNIAEVTIAVANGDLSKKITVDVRGEILQLKEAINTMVDQLRSFASEVTRVAREVGTDGKLGGQAIVPGVAGTWKDLTDSVNAMCGNLTAQVRNIANVTTAVARGDLSRKITVDVSGEILELKDTINTMVDQLNSFASEVTRVAREVGTEGKLGGQAQVPGVAGTWKDLTDNVNFMASNLTAQVRNIADVATAIAGGDLSKKITVNVSGEILQLKETLNTMVDQLNAFASEVTRVAREVGTEGKLGGQANVLGVAGTWKDLTDNVNFMASNLTAQVRNIAGVTTAVANGDLSKKITVDVRGEILELKDTINTMVDQLNAFAGEVTRVAREVGTEGKLGGQAEVRGVAGTWKDLTDSVNSMASNLTAQVRNIAEVATAVAKGDLSKKITVNVSGEILQLKETLNTMVDQLNAFAGEVTRVAREVGTDGKLGGQAEVPGVAGTWKDLTDSVNSMAGNLTAQVRNIAEVATAIAGGDLSRKITVDVRGEILQLKETLNTMVDQLNRFAGEVTRVAREVGTDGSLGGQANVPGVAGTWKDLTDSVNSMAGNLTAQVRNIAEVTTAVARGDLSRKITVDVKGEILELKNTINTMVDQLNAFAGEVTRVAREVGTEGKLGGQAEVPGVAGTWKDLTDNVNFMASNLTAQVRNIAEVATAIAGGDLSKKITVDVRGEILLLKDTLNTMVEQLRSFAAEVTRVAREVGTEGRLGGQAVVPGVGGTWKDLTDNVNLLAANLTTQVRNIAEVTTAVARGDLSRKITVDVKGEILELKNTINTMVDQLNAFAGEVTRVAREVGTEGKLGGQAEVRGVAGTWKDLTDTVNVMAANLTEQVRGIVKVVTAVANGDLKQNLTVKSKGEVAALADTINNMTETLATFAEQVTSVAREVGVEGRLGGQANVPGTAGTWKDLTGNVNLLAANLTSQVRAIAEVATAVTKGDLTRSIQVDVRGEVAELKDNINTMIGNLRLTTERNTEQDWLKTNLARFTNMLQGQRDLATVGRLLLTELAPLINAHMGVIYQVDNPENAQLRLLSAYASDSNNPHPQIVRFGDGLVGQCALDKRQRFVSDIPGDAVPINSALMRVMPKNLVVFPVLFENQVKAVIELSSISSFTTSQITFLEQLTDSIGIVLNSIEATMQTEALLKQSQQLAGELQTQQKELQQTNDQLEQKAQQLAERNVDVERKNQEIEQARRALEEKATELSLTSKYKSEFLANMSHELRTPLNSILILGQQLTENPDGNLTGKQVEFARTIHGAGTDLLNLISDILDLSKIESGTVTVDAEEILTSSLLETVGRPFRHEAENRHLSFSIDVDANLARSMVTDSKRLQQVLKNLLSNAFKFTAEGGVSLTVSAALGGWGAEHPILNAAPAVVAFEVSDTGIGIPQEKQKLIFEAFQQADAGTSRKYGGTGLGLAISRELAGLLGGEIHLRSAPGKGSTFTLYLPLKYAGPSAGLRPQAQPLQMPHTTAPSLQAAGTQERVIEQLPDDRLNLEPGDTILLIVEDDPHYARVLIDLARDKGFKVLVASRGAEALDLAKQFQPSAVSLDVFLPDMLGWTVLSQLKHNPLTRHIPVQIITLDEDRQHALARGAFSFVNKPTTTEGVSAALSQIKEYARPRRKRLLIVEDNAAEQLSITELLGHEDIEIVTSGTGAGALSTLRENPCDCVVLDLRLPDMSGFEVLDQIRQDEMLRNIPVVVFTGRELSAEEDAELHTMARSIVVKGVESPERLLDETSLFLHRVITELPVEKQRMLEKLNSSDEDLIGKTALLVDDDARNIFALSSVLERRGMKVLTATTGHEAISLVESNPKIAIVLMDIMMPQMDGYQTIGAIRQNPAFARLPIIALTAKAMKGDREKCLEAGASDYLAKPVNTEQLLLAIRMWLHR, encoded by the coding sequence ATGACCGATCTCGGTTCGCCGCCTCGTCCCCGTGCTGATACCCGCCGCGCCAAATCATCCAACGGAAGCCTCGATTCCTCGCACGACCTGCTGCAGTCCCTGCAGGCGATGCGCGGCGGCGACTTCTCGGTCCGGATGCGCGGCGACTATCTCGGCATCGACGGCAAGATCGCCGACGCCTTCAACGAAATCGCCGCGGCGAACGAGCGCATGGCGCAGCAATTGGCGCGCGTCGGACAGGTCGTGGGCCGCGAGGGGCAGACCCGTCAGCGCGTCAATTTCGGCCTCGCCAGCGGCGCCTGGGCCGATATGGAAAGCTCGGTCAATACGCTGATCGACGATTTGCTGTGGCCGACCCGCGAGGTCACCCGGGCGGTCGCCGCGGTGGCGCAGGGCGACCTGCTGCAGACCGTGCAACTCGACGTCGAGGGCAGGCCGCTGCGCGGTGAATTCCTGCAGTCCGCGAACATCGTCAACACGATGATCAAGCAACTCTCGGTATTTACCTCGGAGGTCACGCGCGTGGCCCGCGAGGTTGGCACCGAGGGCAAGCTCGGCGGCCAGGCCCAGGTGCCGGAAGTGACCGGTGTCTGGAAGGACCTGACCGAGAGCGTCAACTCGATGGCCAACAACCTGACCGGCCAGGTCCGCAACATCGCCGAGGTGACGATCGCGGTCGCCAATGGCGACTTGTCCAAGAAGATCACGGTCGACGTCCGCGGCGAGATCCTGCAGCTGAAGGAAGCCATCAACACGATGGTCGACCAGTTGCGCTCGTTTGCGTCGGAAGTGACGCGCGTGGCGCGCGAGGTCGGTACTGACGGCAAGCTCGGCGGCCAGGCGATCGTGCCCGGCGTCGCCGGCACCTGGAAGGATTTGACCGACTCGGTGAACGCGATGTGCGGCAACCTGACTGCCCAGGTCCGCAACATCGCCAACGTGACCACGGCGGTGGCGCGCGGCGACCTGTCGCGCAAGATCACGGTCGACGTCAGCGGCGAGATCCTCGAGCTGAAGGACACCATCAACACGATGGTGGACCAGCTCAATTCGTTCGCGTCGGAAGTGACGCGCGTGGCGCGCGAGGTCGGCACCGAAGGCAAACTCGGCGGCCAGGCCCAGGTGCCCGGCGTCGCCGGCACCTGGAAGGACCTGACCGACAACGTCAACTTCATGGCGTCGAACCTGACCGCGCAGGTCCGCAACATCGCGGACGTCGCGACCGCGATCGCCGGCGGCGACCTGTCGAAGAAGATCACGGTGAATGTGTCGGGCGAGATCCTTCAGCTGAAGGAAACCCTCAACACCATGGTTGACCAGCTCAACGCATTCGCGTCGGAAGTGACGCGCGTGGCGCGCGAGGTCGGCACCGAAGGCAAACTCGGCGGCCAGGCCAACGTGCTCGGCGTCGCCGGCACCTGGAAGGACCTGACCGACAACGTCAACTTCATGGCGTCGAACCTGACCGCGCAGGTCCGCAATATCGCCGGCGTCACCACCGCGGTCGCCAATGGCGACCTGTCGAAGAAGATCACGGTGGACGTGCGCGGCGAAATCCTCGAGCTGAAGGACACCATCAACACGATGGTGGACCAACTCAACGCCTTTGCCGGCGAGGTGACGCGCGTGGCGCGTGAGGTCGGCACCGAGGGCAAGCTCGGCGGCCAGGCCGAGGTGCGCGGCGTCGCCGGCACCTGGAAGGATCTCACCGATAGCGTCAACTCGATGGCGTCGAACCTGACCGCGCAGGTCCGCAACATCGCCGAGGTCGCGACAGCGGTCGCGAAGGGCGACCTGTCGAAAAAGATCACGGTGAACGTGTCGGGCGAAATCCTTCAGCTGAAGGAAACGCTCAACACGATGGTGGACCAGCTCAACGCCTTCGCCGGCGAAGTGACGCGCGTGGCGCGCGAGGTCGGCACCGACGGCAAGCTGGGAGGCCAAGCCGAAGTGCCCGGCGTCGCCGGCACCTGGAAGGATCTGACCGACAGCGTCAACTCGATGGCCGGAAATTTGACGGCGCAGGTCCGCAACATCGCCGAAGTCGCGACCGCGATCGCCGGCGGCGACCTGTCGCGCAAGATCACGGTCGACGTGCGCGGCGAGATCCTTCAGCTGAAGGAAACGCTGAACACGATGGTCGATCAGCTCAACCGCTTCGCGGGCGAGGTGACGCGCGTGGCGCGCGAGGTCGGCACCGACGGCAGCCTTGGCGGCCAGGCCAACGTGCCCGGCGTCGCCGGCACCTGGAAGGATCTGACCGACAGCGTCAACTCGATGGCCGGCAATTTGACGGCGCAGGTCCGCAACATCGCGGAAGTGACCACCGCCGTGGCGCGCGGCGACCTGTCACGCAAGATCACGGTCGACGTGAAGGGCGAAATCCTCGAGCTGAAGAACACCATCAACACGATGGTCGACCAGCTCAACGCCTTCGCCGGCGAGGTGACGCGCGTGGCGCGCGAAGTCGGCACCGAGGGCAAGCTCGGCGGCCAGGCCGAAGTGCCCGGCGTCGCCGGCACCTGGAAAGACCTGACCGACAACGTCAACTTCATGGCGTCGAACCTGACCGCGCAGGTCCGCAACATCGCCGAGGTCGCGACCGCGATCGCCGGCGGCGACCTGTCGAAGAAGATCACGGTGGACGTGCGCGGCGAGATCCTGCTGCTCAAGGACACCCTGAACACGATGGTCGAGCAGCTGCGCTCGTTCGCCGCCGAGGTGACGCGCGTCGCGCGCGAGGTCGGCACCGAGGGACGGCTGGGCGGCCAAGCCGTGGTGCCCGGCGTCGGCGGCACCTGGAAGGACCTGACCGACAACGTCAACCTGCTGGCGGCGAACCTGACCACGCAGGTCCGCAACATCGCCGAGGTGACCACCGCTGTGGCGCGCGGCGACCTGTCGCGCAAGATCACGGTCGACGTGAAGGGCGAGATCCTCGAGCTGAAGAACACCATCAACACGATGGTGGACCAGCTCAACGCGTTCGCCGGCGAGGTGACGCGCGTGGCGCGCGAGGTCGGCACCGAGGGCAAGCTCGGTGGCCAGGCCGAGGTGCGCGGCGTCGCCGGCACCTGGAAGGATTTGACCGACACCGTCAACGTCATGGCGGCGAACCTGACCGAGCAGGTGCGCGGCATCGTCAAGGTGGTGACCGCGGTCGCCAACGGCGACCTGAAGCAGAACCTGACGGTGAAGTCGAAGGGCGAGGTGGCCGCGCTCGCCGACACCATCAACAACATGACCGAGACGCTCGCGACCTTCGCCGAGCAGGTCACCAGCGTGGCGCGCGAGGTCGGCGTCGAGGGCCGGCTCGGCGGTCAGGCCAACGTGCCCGGCACCGCCGGCACCTGGAAGGACTTGACCGGCAACGTCAACCTGCTGGCGGCCAACTTGACCTCCCAGGTGCGCGCGATCGCGGAAGTGGCGACCGCGGTCACCAAGGGCGACCTGACGCGCTCGATCCAGGTCGACGTGCGCGGCGAGGTCGCCGAGCTGAAGGACAACATCAACACGATGATCGGCAACCTCCGTCTCACGACGGAGCGCAACACCGAGCAGGACTGGCTGAAGACCAATCTGGCGCGCTTCACCAACATGCTGCAGGGCCAGCGCGATCTTGCGACCGTCGGCCGTCTGCTGCTGACCGAGCTGGCGCCGCTGATCAACGCGCATATGGGCGTGATCTACCAGGTCGACAATCCCGAGAATGCGCAGCTGCGCCTGTTGTCGGCCTATGCCAGCGACAGCAACAACCCGCATCCGCAAATCGTCCGGTTCGGCGATGGATTGGTCGGTCAGTGCGCGCTCGACAAGCGGCAGCGCTTCGTCTCCGATATTCCCGGCGACGCGGTGCCGATCAATTCGGCGTTGATGCGGGTCATGCCGAAAAACCTCGTCGTGTTCCCGGTGCTGTTCGAGAACCAGGTCAAGGCGGTGATCGAGCTGTCCTCGATCTCCTCGTTCACGACCTCGCAGATCACCTTCCTCGAGCAACTGACCGACAGCATCGGCATCGTGCTCAACAGCATCGAGGCGACGATGCAGACCGAGGCGCTGCTCAAGCAGTCGCAACAGCTCGCCGGCGAGCTGCAGACCCAGCAGAAGGAATTGCAGCAGACCAACGATCAGCTCGAGCAGAAGGCCCAACAGCTCGCCGAGCGCAATGTCGACGTCGAACGCAAGAATCAGGAGATCGAGCAGGCGCGGCGCGCGCTGGAAGAGAAGGCGACCGAGCTGTCGCTGACCTCGAAGTACAAGTCCGAATTCCTCGCCAACATGTCGCACGAGCTGCGGACGCCGCTGAACTCGATCCTGATCCTGGGCCAGCAGCTCACCGAGAATCCGGACGGCAATCTGACCGGCAAGCAGGTCGAGTTTGCCCGCACCATTCATGGTGCCGGCACCGACCTGTTGAACCTGATCAGCGACATCCTCGATCTCTCCAAGATCGAGTCCGGCACGGTGACGGTCGATGCGGAGGAAATTCTGACGTCGAGCCTGCTTGAGACCGTTGGACGGCCGTTCCGGCATGAGGCGGAGAACCGGCATCTCTCCTTCAGCATCGACGTCGACGCCAATCTGGCGCGCAGCATGGTTACCGACTCCAAACGGCTGCAGCAGGTGCTGAAGAACCTGCTCTCGAATGCGTTCAAGTTCACCGCGGAGGGCGGCGTCAGCCTGACGGTGTCGGCCGCGCTCGGCGGCTGGGGTGCGGAGCATCCGATCCTCAACGCGGCGCCCGCCGTCGTTGCGTTCGAAGTGTCGGATACTGGTATCGGCATTCCCCAGGAGAAGCAGAAGCTGATCTTCGAGGCGTTCCAGCAGGCCGACGCCGGCACCAGCCGCAAATATGGCGGCACCGGTCTTGGCCTTGCCATCAGCCGCGAGTTGGCGGGCCTGCTTGGCGGCGAGATCCATCTGCGCAGCGCGCCGGGCAAGGGCTCGACCTTTACACTCTACCTGCCGCTGAAATATGCCGGTCCGTCGGCCGGGCTGCGCCCGCAGGCTCAGCCGCTACAGATGCCGCACACCACGGCACCGTCGCTGCAGGCAGCGGGCACGCAGGAGCGCGTGATCGAGCAGCTTCCGGATGACCGCCTCAATCTCGAGCCCGGCGACACTATCCTGCTGATCGTCGAGGACGACCCGCATTACGCGCGGGTCCTGATCGATCTGGCGCGCGACAAGGGCTTCAAGGTTTTGGTCGCAAGCCGCGGAGCCGAGGCGCTCGATCTCGCCAAGCAGTTCCAGCCGAGCGCGGTCTCGCTCGACGTCTTCCTGCCGGACATGCTGGGCTGGACCGTGCTAAGCCAGCTCAAGCACAATCCGCTGACCCGTCACATTCCGGTCCAGATCATTACGCTCGACGAGGACCGGCAACACGCGCTGGCGCGCGGCGCCTTCTCCTTCGTCAACAAGCCGACCACGACCGAAGGCGTCAGCGCCGCGCTGTCGCAGATCAAGGAATACGCAAGACCGCGCCGCAAGCGCCTGCTGATCGTGGAGGATAACGCGGCCGAGCAGCTCAGCATCACCGAGCTGCTCGGGCACGAGGATATCGAGATCGTGACCAGCGGCACCGGGGCAGGGGCGCTCTCGACGCTGCGCGAAAATCCCTGCGACTGCGTCGTGCTCGATCTGCGGCTGCCCGACATGAGCGGTTTCGAGGTGCTGGATCAGATCCGCCAGGACGAGATGCTCCGCAATATTCCCGTTGTCGTGTTTACGGGCCGGGAACTCTCGGCCGAGGAAGACGCGGAACTTCATACGATGGCGCGCAGCATCGTCGTCAAGGGTGTGGAGTCGCCGGAGCGGCTGCTCGATGAAACGTCACTGTTCCTGCACCGTGTGATCACGGAATTGCCCGTCGAAAAACAGAGGATGCTGGAGAAGCTCAATAGTTCCGACGAGGATCTGATTGGCAAGACGGCGCTGCTGGTCGACGATGACGCCCGCAACATCTTCGCGCTGTCGAGCGTGCTGGAACGGCGCGGTATGAAGGTGTTGACCGCGACAACCGGGCATGAAGCGATCTCGCTGGTCGAATCCAACCCGAAGATCGCGATCGTGCTGATGGACATCATGATGCCGCAGATGGACGGTTACCAGACCATCGGCGCTATCAGGCAAAATCCCGCCTTCGCGCGCCTACCGATCATCGCGCTGACCGCGAAGGCGATGAAGGGCGACCGCGAGAAATGCCTGGAGGCAGGCGCGTCCGACTATCTGGCGAAACCCGTCAACACCGAGCAACTGCTGCTGGCGATCCGCATGTGGCTGCACCGCTGA
- a CDS encoding DUF3072 domain-containing protein, protein MSMAAVRFGGVAERLGGLMTRAQGLRLRSLAEEAYQPNQYARDLTSEEADRRIDALRAEIALADSF, encoded by the coding sequence ATGAGCATGGCAGCGGTAAGATTTGGCGGGGTTGCGGAGCGCCTTGGCGGGCTGATGACCCGTGCCCAGGGGCTGCGGTTGAGGAGCCTCGCCGAAGAGGCGTATCAGCCGAACCAGTACGCGCGCGACCTGACGTCCGAGGAAGCCGACCGGCGCATCGATGCCCTCAGGGCCGAGATCGCGCTGGCGGACTCTTTCTGA